A region of Solanum dulcamara chromosome 7, daSolDulc1.2, whole genome shotgun sequence DNA encodes the following proteins:
- the LOC129894410 gene encoding plant-specific TFIIB-related protein PTF2 — translation MENSRSCKNCQKRTIGSDDTTGNPVCLSCGFIQDFDNYDPQIGGISGPSGTQVRTGTAGAGTIYNYHETKTYNAQKEIEEITFQLGFSSSKSSEVKDMVVKVTNGEYGQGRWFTVFIGACAYVVMRNDGKPLAIVTVANLVGCDIYELGRMVYRVVDFLDLKLPEFDIVDSFEHYIRNAPSFSEVSEDMIGRMLKQGVFLVQCLVKWYVTTGRRPLPVVAAVLVFVAKLNQVDVVIEDVANELQVAVVTCRLRYKELLERLVKVARGLPWGEDVTVKNIMKHATFVVQYMELKSMSKNRDKKKNFEDVGFDLDYLIDDCLSNGNDYALDDADTIKDSQYFQMDRSTRLVIESSNRFQISQECLAMIYSKMKNEMCVQESTDNRDNNIRKRKRRYDMLSYTDWWKGESEMSKKLLVKQIVDRDVGLSAMPPSFDSGCLAYERRKEKIKAAKFRIHKTMYPSDAGSIDTVDLGSLEHVNAGKKRRRKMKVNIDWEDFIIEALLLHQVEEVEIEKGYYKTLLDLHVFNY, via the coding sequence ATGGAAAATTCTCGTTCCTGCAAGAATTGTCAAAAGCGTACAATCGGTTCAGATGATACAACAGGTAATCCCGTTTGCTTATCATGTGGATTTATACAAGATTTCGATAATTACGATCCCCAAATCGGTGGAATCAGTGGTCCATCTGGAACACAAGTCCGTACCGGTACCGCCGGTGCCGGAACTATTTATAATTACCATGAAACAAAAACTTACAATGCCCAgaaagaaattgaagaaataacGTTCCAATTAGGATTTTCGAGCTCGAAATCTAGTGAAGTTAAGGATATGGTAGTGAAAGTTACTAATGGCGAATACGGTCAGGGTAGATGGTTTACTGTATTCATTGGTGCTTGTGCTTATGTTGTTATGAGGAATGATGGTAAGCCGTTAGCTATTGTTACAGTAGCTAATTTAGTGGGTTGTGATATTTATGAACTAGGTCGGATGGTTTATCGGGTTGTcgattttcttgatttgaagTTGCCTGaatttgatattgttgattctTTCGAGCATTATATTAGGAATGCACCGAGTTTTAGTGAGGTTTCTGAGGATATGATTGGGAGGATGTTGAAACAGGGTGTTTTTTTGGTGCAGTGTTTGGTGAAGTGGTATGTGACGACGGGGAGGAGGCCGTTGCCTGTTGTGGCAGCAGTTTTGGTTTTTGTTGCAAAGTTGAATCAAGTTGATGTGGTGATTGAGGATGTGGCGAATGAGTTGCAAGTGGCGGTTGTTACTTGTAGGTTGAGATATAAGGAGTTGTTAGAGAGGCTTGTGAAGGTTGCTCGAGGTTTGCCTTGGGGCGAGGATGTTACTGTTAAGAATATTATGAAACACGCGACTTTTGTTGTTCAATACATGGAGTTGAAGTCGATGTCGAAGAACAGAGataaaaagaagaattttgaagatgttggatttgatttggattATTTGATCGATGATTGTTTGAGCAACGGAAATGATTATGCTTTAGATGATGCCGACACCATAAAAGACTCACAGTACTTTCAGATGGATCGCTCTACAAGGTTGGTGATTGAAAGTTCAAATAGATTCCAAATTTCCCAAGAGTGTTTGGCAATGATATATTCGAAGATGAAGAATGAAATGTGTGTACAGGAGTCTACAGATAACAGAGATAATAACATTAGGAAAAGGAAGAGAAGGTATGACATGCTTTCATACACAGATTGGTGGAAGGGAGAATCGGAAATGAGCAAAAAGCTTTTAGTGAAGCAAATAGTTGATAGAGATGTGGGATTGAGTGCTATGCCTCCTTCTTTCGATAGTGGTTGCTTGGCATATGAAAGGAGAAAAGAGAAGATAAAGGCTGCAAAGTTTCGAATCCATAAGACAATGTATCCTTCAGATGCTGGTTCAATTGATACGGTCGATCTAGGCTCCCTCGAACACGTAAATGCTGgaaagaaaaggagaaggaaAATGAAAGTTAATATTGATTGGGAGGATTTCATTATTGAAGCCCTTCTGCTTCATCAGGTGGAAGAAGTGGAGATAGAAAAGGGGTATTACAAAACCCTGTTGGACTTGCATGTTTTCAACTATTGA
- the LOC129894411 gene encoding uncharacterized protein LOC129894411 has protein sequence MAEKEGAIVKKGHEEGLKMALSLLEEYQLPAGLLPLADVIEVGFVKTTGYMWILQAKKVEHNFKMISKLVSYGAEITGYVEKKRIKKLKGVKAKELMLWPPVGDISVDDPPKGKIHFKSLAGITKTFPVEAFADGQ, from the coding sequence ATGGCAGAAAAGGAAGGAGCAATTGTCAAGAAGGGTCATGAGGAAGGGTTAAAAATGGCCCTTTCCCTTCTTGAAGAATATCAACTCCCAGCAGGGCTTCTCCCTCTGGCTGATGTGATAGAAGTCGGGTTTGTGAAGACTACCGGGTACATGTGGATCCTGCAAGCTAAAAAAGTTGAACATAACTTCAAGATGATTAGTAAGCTGGTGAGTTATGGTGCCGAAATAACTGGATATGTCGAGAAGAAGAGGATCAAGAAACTCAAGGGAGTGAAGGCTAAAGAACTGATGCTATGGCCTCCAGTCGGTGATATCTCAGTGGATGATCCTCCTAAAGGAAAGATTCACTTCAAGAGTCTCGCTGGCATCACAAAAACTTTCCCAGTTGAGGCTTTTGCAGATGGACAGTAA